From Candidatus Palauibacter soopunensis, one genomic window encodes:
- a CDS encoding ArsI/CadI family heavy metal resistance metalloenzyme → MRLQLALNVRDIDEAVDYYAKFFGATPHKRRPGYANFAIDEPPLKLVLFENPDASERINHLGVEVFDDASVRRAGARLEAADILTAVEEETVCCHAAQTKVWSDEPQGLRWEWYVVTDDAPDDEAPAVACMPDGGCETEAHTEVCCA, encoded by the coding sequence ATGCGACTACAACTCGCCCTCAACGTGAGAGACATCGACGAAGCGGTGGACTACTACGCGAAGTTCTTCGGCGCGACCCCGCACAAGCGCCGTCCCGGCTACGCGAACTTCGCGATCGACGAACCGCCCCTGAAACTCGTCCTGTTTGAGAACCCTGACGCGTCGGAGCGCATCAATCACCTGGGCGTGGAGGTGTTCGATGATGCGTCGGTACGCAGGGCCGGGGCGAGGCTGGAGGCGGCCGACATACTCACGGCCGTGGAGGAGGAGACGGTGTGCTGTCACGCGGCCCAGACGAAGGTCTGGTCCGACGAGCCGCAGGGTCTCCGCTGGGAGTGGTACGTCGTCACGGACGACGCGCCGGATGACGAAGCGCCGGCCGTAGCGTGCATGCCCGACGGCGGGTGTGAAACCGAGGCTCACACCGAGGTCTGCTGTGCCTGA
- a CDS encoding sigma-70 family RNA polymerase sigma factor: MPDESGAARALPAWSDFRSRLRRYVAGRVDAAWADDVTGDILVRLLERQGDLAEARDPLAWAYRVATNVITDHYRRRAVESRALARAGREAGGRERTPDTEGHEAVRRDLEACLLPFARELPAKYSEALILTTFGGLTQVEAARRLGLSTSGMKSRVQRARALLRRRLLECCDFEMDRRGGVIDMRPRRTCSTDARQPAALA, translated from the coding sequence GTGCCTGATGAATCAGGCGCCGCGCGCGCCCTGCCCGCGTGGTCCGACTTTCGGAGCCGCCTGCGGCGCTACGTCGCCGGGCGCGTGGACGCCGCCTGGGCGGATGATGTCACGGGGGACATCCTCGTTCGCCTGCTCGAGCGCCAGGGAGACCTCGCAGAGGCTCGGGATCCGCTCGCCTGGGCCTATCGCGTCGCGACGAATGTCATCACCGATCACTATCGGCGCCGGGCGGTCGAGTCGCGGGCGCTGGCCCGGGCGGGCCGGGAGGCCGGCGGGCGGGAGCGGACTCCTGACACGGAAGGCCACGAGGCCGTGCGGCGGGACCTGGAAGCGTGTCTGCTTCCGTTTGCTCGGGAGCTGCCGGCGAAGTACTCGGAGGCGCTGATCCTCACGACCTTCGGCGGGCTCACGCAGGTCGAGGCGGCGCGCCGGCTCGGACTCAGCACCTCGGGCATGAAGTCACGGGTCCAGCGGGCGCGCGCGCTGCTGAGGCGGCGGCTCCTGGAGTGCTGCGACTTCGAGATGGACCGTCGCGGGGGCGTGATCGATATGCGGCCGCGACGAACGTGCTCCACCGACGCCCGGCAACCGGCGGCGCTTGCGTGA
- a CDS encoding FAD-dependent oxidoreductase — protein sequence MLRLRDGPSRGRDRYAAATNVLHRRPATGGACVRVAVIGGGVIGLCVAHYLERRGAEVVLVERDEIGGGCSKGNGGWVCPSISRPLPAPGLTLTSLRWMLRSDSPLYIKPSAMPRLMGWLWAFRRHCNAESYRAGVAALAALNAATDRLYRGLANEGMAFERAASGTILAYDDETELRQTEELLARLGEDRVGPVDVLDREALAEAEPDLGGGLIGLRVRGDTHVRPESLCAEIAGSLEARGVEIRTGERVVGFAPGDGRVRMALTSTAGSGAAANGEPARLGADAFVLAAGAETAALAAAVGRRLPVQAGKGYSITVRNSRVRLSQPLHVTPARIGFTPFRGAVRTIGTMEFSGINLRLDRRRIAILERAARRYLPGALEGSERVDWVGMRPVTPDGLPAVGWLPGLPNVCVATGHQMLGVTLAPATGHALAQLVLDRRSDIDLAPFDPARFA from the coding sequence GTGCTGCGACTTCGAGATGGACCGTCGCGGGGGCGTGATCGATATGCGGCCGCGACGAACGTGCTCCACCGACGCCCGGCAACCGGCGGCGCTTGCGTGAGAGTCGCGGTCATCGGCGGCGGCGTCATCGGACTGTGCGTCGCCCACTATCTCGAGCGTCGTGGAGCCGAGGTCGTGCTCGTGGAACGAGACGAGATCGGCGGCGGGTGTTCGAAGGGAAACGGCGGTTGGGTATGTCCGTCGATCTCCCGCCCCCTGCCGGCTCCCGGGCTGACGCTGACCTCGCTCCGCTGGATGCTCCGCTCCGACAGCCCCCTCTACATCAAGCCGTCGGCCATGCCCCGGCTCATGGGGTGGCTGTGGGCCTTCCGCCGTCACTGTAACGCCGAGAGCTACCGGGCAGGGGTGGCCGCCCTCGCGGCGCTGAACGCCGCGACGGACCGGCTCTACCGCGGTCTCGCGAACGAGGGCATGGCATTCGAGCGCGCCGCGAGCGGGACGATTCTCGCCTACGATGATGAGACCGAACTCCGACAGACCGAGGAGTTGCTGGCGCGGCTGGGAGAGGACCGGGTGGGGCCGGTGGACGTCCTCGACCGCGAGGCTCTCGCGGAGGCGGAGCCGGATCTCGGGGGCGGCCTGATCGGCCTGCGGGTGCGCGGGGATACGCATGTGCGCCCCGAGTCCCTGTGCGCCGAGATTGCCGGGAGCCTGGAGGCACGTGGCGTCGAAATCAGAACGGGAGAGCGTGTGGTCGGCTTCGCGCCCGGAGACGGCCGCGTCCGGATGGCGCTCACGTCGACGGCGGGAAGCGGCGCCGCAGCGAACGGGGAACCGGCGAGGCTGGGCGCGGATGCCTTCGTGCTCGCCGCGGGGGCCGAGACGGCTGCCCTTGCGGCGGCCGTCGGGCGGCGGCTTCCCGTGCAGGCGGGGAAGGGCTACAGCATCACCGTGAGGAACTCGCGGGTCCGGCTCTCGCAACCCCTGCACGTGACGCCGGCGAGAATCGGCTTCACGCCGTTTCGCGGTGCGGTGCGGACGATCGGGACGATGGAGTTCTCCGGCATCAACCTGCGCCTCGACCGGCGCCGCATAGCGATCCTGGAGCGGGCCGCGCGGCGCTACCTGCCCGGGGCGCTGGAGGGATCGGAGCGCGTCGACTGGGTGGGCATGCGGCCCGTGACGCCGGACGGCCTCCCCGCCGTCGGCTGGCTGCCCGGTCTCCCCAACGTGTGCGTCGCCACGGGACACCAGATGCTCGGCGTCACGCTGGCCCCCGCGACCGGCCACGCGCTCGCGCAACTCGTGCTCGACAGACGCTCGGACATCGATCTCGCGCCTTTCGATCCCGCGCGCTTCGCCTGA
- a CDS encoding Ig-like domain-containing protein → MAPFRLRTQPGPRAPHLHRCRVLLVAPLLALGCGDGEPGTAPPGTPVATTLAITPSSAVLAALGQTVQLTATVRDQAGMVMSGIGVNWASSDGGIVTVDPAGLVTAVGNGATNVTATVQGGGASGGAAITVSQTVTALTVSPDQAAVDALETLQTDRTGSGRERKPGRRRGLLVALP, encoded by the coding sequence ATGGCACCTTTTCGACTCCGCACACAACCCGGGCCGCGAGCGCCGCATCTTCACCGTTGTCGGGTCCTGCTCGTCGCTCCGCTGCTGGCACTGGGGTGCGGGGACGGCGAACCCGGAACCGCCCCGCCGGGAACACCCGTAGCCACCACACTCGCCATCACCCCCTCGTCCGCGGTTCTGGCCGCATTGGGACAGACCGTACAACTGACCGCGACCGTGCGCGATCAGGCCGGCATGGTCATGTCCGGCATCGGCGTGAACTGGGCGAGCAGCGACGGCGGAATCGTGACGGTCGATCCCGCCGGACTGGTTACGGCGGTAGGCAACGGAGCCACAAACGTCACGGCCACCGTCCAGGGCGGCGGCGCCTCTGGGGGCGCGGCCATCACCGTTTCGCAGACGGTCACGGCGCTGACGGTGTCACCCGATCAGGCCGCGGTCGACGCGCTGGAAACGCTTCAGACTGACCGCACAGGCTCTGGACGCGAACGAAAACCCGGTCGGCGGCGTGGACTTCTCGTGGCTCTCCCATGA
- the pdxH gene encoding pyridoxamine 5'-phosphate oxidase, producing the protein MSKFDDLRTHLRAIRTLTRGVTHGLPVLEAAADPYDLFNEWFRDAEASGLLLPESMALATATGDGRPSVRMVLLKGVGPDGFRFFTNYGSHKALELDDNPQASLCFHWSVLERQVRIEGRVERLSAEDSAAYFATRDRGSQIGAWASAQSRPIADRAGLEARVAEAEARFDGRDVPLPDFWGGYVLVPDRIEFWQGRANRLHDRLEYTPRHTPHDGSWEIARLQP; encoded by the coding sequence ATGAGCAAATTCGACGACCTTCGCACCCACCTGCGAGCGATCCGCACGCTCACGAGGGGCGTGACGCACGGTCTTCCGGTCCTCGAGGCGGCGGCGGATCCCTACGATCTGTTCAACGAGTGGTTCCGGGATGCCGAGGCTTCCGGGTTGCTCCTGCCCGAGTCGATGGCGCTCGCCACGGCGACCGGCGACGGGCGGCCTTCGGTGCGGATGGTCCTCCTGAAGGGAGTCGGCCCCGACGGTTTCCGTTTCTTCACCAACTACGGCAGCCACAAAGCCCTGGAACTGGACGACAATCCGCAGGCCTCGCTCTGCTTCCACTGGTCTGTGCTCGAGCGGCAGGTGCGCATCGAAGGGCGGGTCGAGCGCCTCTCGGCGGAAGACTCGGCCGCGTACTTCGCGACGCGCGACCGCGGGAGCCAGATCGGCGCGTGGGCTTCCGCACAGAGCCGCCCCATCGCCGACCGCGCCGGACTCGAAGCTCGGGTGGCGGAGGCGGAGGCCCGGTTCGACGGGAGGGACGTGCCCTTGCCCGACTTCTGGGGCGGATACGTCCTCGTCCCCGACCGGATCGAGTTCTGGCAGGGCAGGGCGAACCGGCTGCACGATCGTCTCGAGTACACGCCGCGCCACACACCGCACGACGGAAGCTGGGAGATCGCCCGCCTCCAGCCGTAA
- a CDS encoding sodium-dependent transporter — MNATRERWGSPLGFILATTGFSVGLGNIWRFPYLAGENGGGAFLLIYVLLAVLIGIPLFTAEISLGRRAQATPLAGMRKLVGRSPFRAIGWLGVGAAFLIMSYYQLIMGWIAAYFVRAFRGGYDAGSVQAAAESFAAFTARPGEVLAYTIPVMLLAGLIITRGLRRGIERAARLLIPILFFFLIGLGIVSLQFDGAWEGVRWYLAPDFSAIGPETWLAALGQAFYSIGVGMMGAFVFGSFLHPRRSDIPGSAASIVACDTIAAVLAGFVMFPALFAFGMEPDQGAGLLFITMAGLFGRLPAGEVAAAFFFFFVFIAGLTSCLALLEALTASAMDSFGWSRRRSLWTALAVLLLAGVPLALGGGPWAAVQVGGRGLFELADYVSGNIFLTVSGLAISLYVALAWGFERFRAETNQGAGRFRITAAWGPVMRFVVPVAVGLVVLAGLGLLG, encoded by the coding sequence ATGAACGCAACGCGCGAACGCTGGGGAAGCCCGCTGGGCTTCATCCTCGCCACCACCGGATTCTCGGTGGGACTCGGCAATATCTGGAGATTTCCCTACCTGGCGGGCGAGAACGGGGGAGGCGCGTTTCTTCTCATCTACGTGCTGCTGGCGGTCCTGATCGGGATCCCGCTGTTCACGGCCGAAATCAGTCTCGGGCGGCGCGCGCAGGCGACACCGCTGGCCGGGATGCGGAAGCTCGTCGGTCGAAGCCCCTTCCGCGCGATCGGCTGGCTCGGCGTGGGCGCCGCGTTCCTCATCATGTCCTACTACCAGCTCATCATGGGCTGGATCGCGGCCTACTTCGTCCGCGCTTTTCGAGGGGGTTACGACGCCGGAAGCGTGCAGGCCGCGGCGGAGTCGTTCGCGGCCTTCACCGCGCGTCCGGGAGAGGTTCTCGCCTACACGATCCCCGTGATGCTGCTGGCGGGGCTCATCATCACCCGAGGATTGCGGCGGGGGATCGAGCGCGCGGCACGACTCCTGATTCCCATCCTCTTCTTCTTCCTCATCGGACTCGGGATCGTTTCGCTGCAGTTCGACGGGGCCTGGGAAGGCGTCCGCTGGTATCTCGCGCCCGATTTCTCGGCCATCGGTCCGGAGACGTGGCTCGCGGCGCTCGGACAGGCCTTCTACTCCATCGGCGTAGGGATGATGGGCGCCTTCGTGTTCGGGAGTTTTCTGCATCCGCGCCGGAGCGACATCCCCGGAAGCGCCGCCTCCATCGTGGCCTGCGATACGATCGCCGCGGTCCTCGCCGGGTTCGTCATGTTCCCCGCCCTGTTCGCCTTCGGCATGGAGCCGGACCAGGGGGCGGGCCTCCTCTTCATCACGATGGCGGGGCTCTTCGGCCGTCTGCCGGCGGGTGAGGTGGCGGCGGCGTTCTTCTTCTTCTTCGTGTTCATCGCGGGACTCACGTCGTGTCTCGCGCTGCTCGAAGCCCTGACGGCGAGCGCCATGGATTCGTTCGGCTGGAGTCGTCGGCGATCGCTGTGGACGGCGCTCGCGGTCCTCCTCCTCGCGGGGGTCCCGCTCGCCCTCGGCGGCGGGCCGTGGGCCGCGGTGCAGGTCGGCGGGCGCGGCCTGTTCGAACTCGCCGACTACGTGTCGGGGAATATCTTCCTCACGGTGAGCGGGCTCGCGATCTCACTCTACGTCGCCCTCGCGTGGGGGTTCGAACGGTTCCGCGCGGAGACCAACCAGGGGGCGGGGCGCTTCCGGATCACCGCCGCCTGGGGTCCGGTGATGCGCTTCGTCGTGCCGGTCGCCGTGGGGCTCGTCGTCCTCGCCGGACTCGGCCTCCTGGGCTAG
- a CDS encoding SulP family inorganic anion transporter encodes MPGRTAGKERSLKYDLPTLRGDLFGGITSAVIALPVSLAFGVASGLGPAAGLYGAIAVGFFASVFGGNRFQISGPTPAMTVAMAVIVTTHASTLGEAFTVVVLAGLLQTALGLLRTGRFVVYTPYAVISGFMSGIGIIVMLIQVLPFLGAPTAAGGPMDAVRALPEAVANLNGGALIIGAATLAVSIFWPQRLSRLLPGPLVALIAGTALGVFWLTDVPTIGAIPTDLPELQLSLPSASFLARAFHPALVLALLGSVDSLLTSLVADSLTGTQHDSNRELVGQGIGNTIAGLFGGLPGAGATMGTVVNIRAGGLTRMSGALRSILLLGVLLGLGRYLEPIPHAVLAGILIKVGWDIIDWPLLAHLHRIRRDHLFVLMLTLALTVFVDLVTAVAIGLIVAGMAHARQIESLELDNVLSVPLLDRVFFEGGEGADAVDEYSARVGLVALRGAFTVASSHKLVNVIGKDIKDHEIVIFDFSDAKYLDDSAAMVIRQLLGVAEKSRTQVIVMAMSGSVEKTLSTLNILAGLPDGHVVDTMDEAREVALDLLSR; translated from the coding sequence ATGCCGGGACGGACCGCCGGGAAGGAGCGAAGTCTGAAATACGATCTCCCTACGCTGCGCGGGGACCTCTTCGGCGGCATCACGTCGGCGGTGATCGCCCTGCCGGTGTCGCTGGCCTTCGGCGTCGCCTCGGGGCTCGGGCCCGCCGCCGGCCTGTACGGGGCGATTGCGGTCGGTTTCTTCGCGTCCGTGTTCGGCGGCAACCGATTCCAGATATCCGGTCCCACGCCGGCCATGACCGTCGCCATGGCGGTCATCGTGACGACGCATGCTTCGACGCTTGGCGAAGCTTTCACCGTCGTCGTGCTGGCGGGGCTGCTGCAGACCGCGCTCGGCCTGTTGCGGACGGGCCGGTTCGTCGTGTACACGCCTTACGCCGTGATCTCGGGGTTCATGTCGGGGATCGGCATCATCGTCATGTTGATCCAGGTGCTGCCCTTTCTCGGTGCGCCCACGGCGGCGGGCGGTCCCATGGACGCGGTGCGGGCGCTCCCGGAAGCCGTGGCGAACCTGAACGGCGGCGCCCTCATCATCGGCGCGGCGACCCTCGCGGTGAGCATCTTCTGGCCGCAGCGGCTGTCCCGGCTGCTCCCCGGCCCGCTCGTCGCCTTGATCGCGGGGACCGCCCTGGGCGTTTTCTGGCTCACCGATGTGCCGACCATCGGCGCGATCCCCACCGATCTGCCGGAATTGCAGTTGAGTCTGCCCTCCGCGAGCTTCCTGGCCCGCGCCTTCCATCCGGCGCTCGTCCTCGCCCTCCTCGGCTCCGTCGACAGCCTCCTCACGTCGCTCGTGGCCGACTCGCTGACCGGCACGCAGCACGACTCGAACCGCGAACTGGTCGGCCAGGGCATCGGCAACACGATCGCGGGCCTGTTCGGCGGGTTGCCGGGAGCGGGGGCCACGATGGGGACGGTCGTGAACATCCGCGCCGGCGGTCTGACGCGGATGTCCGGCGCTTTGCGTTCGATCCTCCTGCTGGGAGTCCTGCTGGGCCTGGGCCGGTACCTGGAACCGATCCCTCATGCGGTGCTCGCCGGCATCCTGATCAAGGTTGGGTGGGACATCATCGACTGGCCCCTCCTGGCCCACCTTCACCGCATTCGGCGCGACCACCTGTTCGTGCTGATGCTGACGCTCGCCCTGACGGTGTTCGTCGACCTCGTGACGGCCGTGGCCATCGGCCTCATCGTCGCGGGCATGGCGCACGCGCGGCAGATCGAGAGCCTGGAGCTCGATAACGTGCTCTCCGTGCCGCTGCTGGACCGGGTGTTCTTCGAGGGCGGCGAAGGCGCGGACGCAGTGGACGAGTACTCGGCCCGAGTCGGCCTCGTCGCGCTCCGGGGCGCGTTCACCGTCGCGTCGTCCCACAAGCTGGTGAACGTGATCGGGAAGGACATCAAGGACCACGAAATCGTCATCTTCGACTTCTCCGACGCCAAGTATCTCGACGACAGCGCCGCCATGGTCATACGCCAATTGCTGGGCGTTGCCGAGAAGAGCCGCACGCAGGTGATCGTGATGGCGATGTCCGGTTCCGTCGAGAAAACGCTGAGCACTCTCAACATCCTCGCGGGGCTGCCCGACGGCCATGTCGTGGACACCATGGACGAGGCGCGCGAAGTCGCGCTGGACCTCCTGAGCCGCTAG
- a CDS encoding alkaline phosphatase family protein, with translation MLLIGIDGVRPDVLAEVPTPVMDSLAAGGWYTASARTTTPSVSGPAWSSMLTGVWPEKHGVLDNGFEGRRYREHPDFLTRLERDRPDLGTFAAVDWMPLAVLEGGGPALSGAIDTLVAVDGYELGWAEADSVVAARAAEHLAEADPDAAFVYLGNPDETSHRHGSIGLEYREAITLSDRHVGWLMEALRARSSYEEEDWLVLISTDHGRREDGGHGGDSPEEMTIFILASGAATRGWAAPGSGSTYIIDVPVTALEHVGILPDADAELDGEPLARLRRIP, from the coding sequence GTGCTATTGATCGGGATCGACGGCGTACGCCCGGATGTGCTCGCAGAGGTGCCGACGCCGGTCATGGACTCGCTCGCGGCCGGCGGCTGGTACACGGCGTCGGCGCGTACGACGACGCCCTCGGTGAGCGGTCCGGCATGGTCCTCGATGCTGACCGGAGTCTGGCCGGAGAAACACGGTGTACTGGATAACGGTTTCGAAGGGCGGCGATACCGGGAACATCCGGATTTTCTCACGCGCCTCGAGCGGGATCGCCCGGACCTCGGCACGTTCGCAGCCGTCGACTGGATGCCTCTGGCTGTCCTTGAGGGGGGAGGCCCGGCGCTCTCCGGCGCGATCGACACGCTGGTCGCCGTGGATGGGTACGAACTCGGATGGGCGGAAGCGGACAGCGTCGTCGCCGCCCGCGCGGCGGAACATCTTGCGGAGGCAGACCCGGATGCGGCCTTCGTCTATCTCGGGAATCCGGACGAGACCAGCCACCGGCACGGGTCGATCGGGCTCGAATACCGCGAGGCCATCACGCTGTCGGATCGGCATGTAGGCTGGCTGATGGAGGCCCTCCGGGCTCGGTCCTCCTACGAGGAGGAAGACTGGCTGGTTCTCATCAGCACGGACCACGGCCGGCGGGAAGACGGCGGCCACGGCGGGGATTCACCTGAAGAGATGACCATCTTCATCCTCGCGAGCGGTGCGGCGACCCGAGGTTGGGCCGCGCCGGGATCCGGATCCACCTACATCATCGACGTCCCCGTCACGGCGCTCGAGCACGTCGGCATCCTCCCCGACGCGGACGCCGAACTCGATGGCGAGCCACTCGCCCGGCTCCGCCGCATTCCGTAA
- a CDS encoding N(4)-(beta-N-acetylglucosaminyl)-L-asparaginase: MNRRGFIGRGLSLGAAAAVAGAVPAQASARGKRPSLASSRRASTPMMITSHTNDTGRRAATAAWQVLSGGGAAMDAVERGANIIELDPDGTGVGWGGLPNAEGVVQLDASVMDGATYNAGSVAGIEGIRTPASVARLVMERTDHVMLIGEYAQRFAVGFGFEVQDLMTPKSREIWLRWRERLSATDDWGPPDHLRRPRGGSGGGSGGGLARAGFGEAATRREAEEWAELLDLPGRDGPDRDYVLAEALIHRYGTTNVLAVDAQGNVSGITTTSGLAWKVPGRVGDSPIIGAGLYVDNDIGAAAVTGRGEDVIKSCAGYYIVSQMGAGRTPQQACEDAVAMIRHKYRNVAPDFIPSEKFVAINKDGDHGCAWMPFRDTPPRMTVANADGIQTYEGVSVAD, from the coding sequence ATGAATCGTCGCGGTTTCATCGGGCGGGGGCTGAGCCTGGGGGCGGCTGCCGCCGTCGCGGGCGCCGTGCCGGCGCAGGCTTCGGCCCGGGGAAAGCGGCCATCGCTGGCGTCGAGCCGGCGTGCCAGCACGCCGATGATGATCACCAGCCATACGAACGACACGGGGCGGCGCGCGGCTACGGCGGCGTGGCAGGTGCTGTCGGGCGGCGGGGCGGCGATGGACGCGGTCGAGCGCGGCGCGAACATCATCGAACTCGATCCCGACGGGACGGGCGTCGGTTGGGGCGGTCTCCCCAACGCCGAGGGGGTCGTGCAGCTCGACGCGTCCGTCATGGACGGGGCCACGTACAACGCAGGCTCGGTCGCGGGCATCGAGGGGATCCGTACTCCAGCCTCGGTGGCGCGGCTCGTCATGGAGCGCACGGACCACGTCATGCTGATCGGCGAGTACGCGCAGCGCTTCGCCGTCGGCTTCGGCTTCGAGGTCCAGGACCTGATGACGCCGAAATCGCGGGAGATCTGGCTCCGCTGGCGCGAGCGCCTGTCCGCCACGGACGACTGGGGCCCCCCGGACCACCTGCGCCGCCCGCGCGGCGGCTCCGGCGGCGGCTCCGGCGGTGGGCTCGCCCGCGCCGGGTTCGGCGAGGCTGCCACGAGGCGCGAGGCTGAGGAGTGGGCGGAACTGCTCGACCTTCCCGGCCGGGACGGTCCCGACCGCGACTACGTGCTGGCCGAGGCCCTCATCCACCGCTACGGAACGACGAACGTGCTGGCGGTCGATGCGCAGGGGAACGTTTCGGGCATCACGACGACGAGCGGACTCGCCTGGAAGGTCCCCGGCCGCGTGGGCGACTCGCCGATCATCGGCGCCGGGCTGTACGTGGACAACGACATCGGCGCCGCCGCCGTGACCGGACGGGGCGAGGACGTGATCAAGTCGTGCGCCGGGTACTATATCGTCTCGCAGATGGGCGCGGGGCGCACGCCGCAGCAGGCCTGCGAGGACGCCGTGGCGATGATCCGCCACAAGTACCGGAACGTGGCGCCGGACTTCATCCCCTCCGAGAAGTTCGTCGCGATCAACAAGGACGGGGATCACGGCTGCGCCTGGATGCCCTTCCGGGACACGCCGCCCCGCATGACGGTGGCGAACGCGGACGGGATCCAGACGTACGAGGGGGTGAGCGTCGCCGACTGA
- a CDS encoding GNAT family N-acetyltransferase, translating into MSEVTVIVREAGLEDVDRLAPLFDGYRQFYRQSADPEGARRFLAERLGAGESRVFVAETEDGWPLGFVQLFPSFSSVSMRRLWILNDLFVAPDARRSGVARALMDRARELAVETGAKGLILETESHNAPAKRLYEELGWALDGTDHYELLV; encoded by the coding sequence GTGTCCGAAGTGACCGTGATCGTCAGGGAAGCGGGTCTCGAGGACGTCGACCGCCTCGCGCCGCTGTTCGACGGATACCGCCAGTTCTACCGGCAGTCGGCGGATCCGGAGGGCGCCCGCCGGTTCCTGGCCGAACGGCTCGGAGCCGGCGAGTCGCGCGTCTTCGTGGCGGAGACGGAGGACGGCTGGCCCCTGGGGTTCGTGCAGCTCTTCCCGTCCTTCTCCTCCGTCTCGATGAGACGGCTCTGGATCCTCAACGACCTCTTCGTCGCGCCGGACGCCCGCCGGTCAGGGGTCGCGCGCGCCCTCATGGACCGCGCGCGGGAACTCGCGGTCGAAACCGGCGCCAAGGGCCTCATCCTGGAGACCGAGTCCCACAATGCGCCCGCCAAGAGGCTGTACGAAGAGCTGGGCTGGGCGCTCGACGGCACCGACCACTACGAGTTGCTCGTGTGA